A single Thermaerobacter sp. FW80 DNA region contains:
- the fliM gene encoding flagellar motor switch protein FliM, whose protein sequence is MTQGTGRRAGRRSPVIRIYDFRRPDKFSKEQLRTLAMVHENVARLATGFLSGQLRTVVEVRVLEVEETTYGEFIADLPNPTVLAVFSLPPLESSAVMDIEPSIAFPMVDRLFGGPGTGTATGRGLTEIETVVMRMILQGLLEAVAEGWAQLAQVQGELVTVAANPLFVQIQAPNEIAVRVVMAVRFGQQEGAWRLCLPYPLLEPVLPRLAVHQYYARGTRSHAASRDRWAEGLRQVPLPVSVVLGRTRLTVRELLALEPGHVLRLDTPADGLVDVVVAGRPKFRGLPGRAGPRLAVRVVERVAEEAQQGDGHGRVGDVVAGGD, encoded by the coding sequence GTGACCCAGGGGACGGGGCGGAGGGCCGGGCGGCGGTCGCCGGTGATCCGGATCTACGACTTCCGCCGTCCCGACAAGTTCTCCAAGGAACAGCTGCGCACCCTGGCCATGGTCCACGAGAACGTGGCGCGCCTGGCCACGGGCTTCCTCTCGGGCCAGCTGCGCACGGTGGTCGAGGTGCGCGTGCTGGAGGTCGAGGAGACCACCTACGGCGAGTTCATCGCGGACCTCCCCAACCCCACGGTGCTGGCGGTGTTCAGCCTGCCGCCCCTGGAGAGCAGCGCCGTGATGGACATCGAGCCGTCCATCGCCTTCCCCATGGTCGACCGGCTCTTCGGCGGACCCGGCACCGGCACCGCGACGGGCCGCGGCCTGACGGAGATCGAGACGGTGGTCATGCGGATGATCCTGCAGGGGCTGCTGGAGGCGGTGGCCGAGGGGTGGGCGCAGCTGGCCCAGGTCCAGGGCGAGCTGGTGACGGTGGCGGCCAACCCGCTGTTCGTCCAGATCCAGGCACCCAACGAGATCGCCGTGCGGGTGGTGATGGCCGTCCGCTTCGGCCAGCAGGAGGGCGCCTGGCGCCTGTGCCTGCCCTATCCGCTGCTGGAGCCGGTGCTGCCGCGGTTGGCGGTCCACCAGTACTACGCCAGGGGCACGCGCAGCCACGCCGCCTCCCGGGACCGGTGGGCCGAGGGGCTCCGGCAGGTGCCGCTGCCGGTCAGCGTGGTGCTGGGGCGGACCCGGTTGACGGTGCGGGAGCTGCTCGCCCTGGAGCCGGGGCACGTGCTCCGGTTGGACACACCGGCCGACGGGCTCGTCGACGTGGTCGTCGCCGGCCGGCCCAAGTTCCGCGGCCTGCCGGGCCGGGCCGGCCCGAGGCTGGCCGTCCGGGTGGTGGAACGGGTGGCAGAGGAGGCGCAACAGGGCGATGGGCACGGGCGAGTGGGAGATGTTGTCGCAGGAGGAGATTGA
- the fliN gene encoding flagellar motor switch protein FliN: MGTGEWEMLSQEEIDALLRSLAEEGGPEAATTAASGPAGGTDPGPGQQAPRPGAGSAAEGAPAAGAPAPSGPGAGALVEAGTGDADPSPGTAAGGAASGGDDAPTGEEAGSGGGAGRAGAAAGGAEARASQGPPADAGGPGGGPAGGTGTAAGPGAGRPSHAAAAAAEPAATSWEAGAGEAAEAAFEPFSPAAGPGEAAAGLGGAGRSAAPRGTLDLLLDVPLQITVELGQTQRTVRELLEMAPGTVVELDRLAGEPVDLLVNGRLIARGEVVVIDENFGIRITDIVSPGERLRRLR; encoded by the coding sequence ATGGGCACGGGCGAGTGGGAGATGTTGTCGCAGGAGGAGATTGACGCCTTGCTCCGCAGCCTGGCCGAGGAGGGCGGCCCGGAGGCCGCGACGACGGCTGCGAGCGGACCGGCCGGCGGGACCGACCCCGGGCCCGGCCAGCAGGCGCCGCGCCCGGGAGCGGGCAGTGCAGCCGAGGGTGCGCCGGCCGCAGGGGCTCCAGCCCCGTCTGGGCCGGGCGCCGGGGCCCTTGTCGAGGCGGGGACCGGGGACGCCGACCCTTCGCCGGGGACCGCCGCGGGCGGCGCAGCGTCGGGGGGTGACGACGCCCCAACCGGCGAGGAGGCGGGCTCCGGCGGCGGCGCCGGCCGAGCCGGCGCCGCCGCCGGGGGGGCTGAGGCCCGGGCATCCCAGGGCCCGCCGGCCGACGCCGGCGGGCCGGGCGGGGGTCCGGCAGGAGGGACGGGGACCGCCGCCGGGCCCGGTGCCGGTCGCCCGTCCCACGCCGCGGCCGCGGCCGCGGAGCCAGCGGCGACCTCCTGGGAGGCGGGCGCGGGCGAGGCGGCGGAGGCGGCCTTCGAACCCTTCTCGCCGGCCGCCGGCCCCGGCGAGGCGGCTGCGGGGCTCGGTGGCGCGGGGCGTTCGGCCGCGCCGCGGGGGACGCTGGACCTCCTGCTGGACGTGCCCCTGCAGATCACGGTGGAGCTCGGCCAGACCCAGCGGACCGTGCGGGAACTGTTGGAGATGGCCCCCGGGACCGTGGTCGAGCTGGATCGCCTGGCCGGCGAGCCCGTGGATCTCCTGGTCAACGGCCGGCTGATCGCCCGGGGCGAGGTGGTGGTGATCGATGAGAACTTCGGCATCCGCATCACCGACATCGTCAGCCCCGGGGAGCGCCTGCGCCGGCTGCGGTGA
- a CDS encoding response regulator, which yields MVVVIDPAAYARRQVRDQLAPLGCAVVELTGEEDPEALSEALARARVVVVEPAPHGSRAGAWLRRLRAIHPGAALVVCSALTTRAAVLTYRGAGAVDVVAKPWRPERLQAAVAAALGQAGATGRPTPTCGGGSGPGPAVGRGRRPAAEGEGTGTAGRPGGRGSLVDQSDPVPSRLAAGHRGGRLG from the coding sequence GTGGTGGTCGTCATCGATCCCGCGGCCTACGCGCGACGTCAGGTCCGGGACCAGCTGGCCCCGCTGGGGTGCGCGGTGGTCGAGCTCACCGGCGAGGAGGACCCGGAAGCGCTTTCCGAGGCGCTGGCCCGGGCCCGGGTCGTGGTGGTCGAACCGGCGCCCCACGGGTCACGGGCGGGGGCCTGGCTGCGGCGGCTACGGGCGATCCATCCCGGGGCGGCGCTGGTGGTCTGCAGCGCCCTGACCACCCGTGCCGCGGTCCTCACCTACAGGGGGGCGGGGGCGGTCGACGTGGTGGCGAAGCCCTGGCGCCCAGAGCGGTTGCAGGCGGCCGTGGCGGCCGCCCTGGGGCAGGCGGGCGCCACGGGGCGGCCGACGCCCACCTGCGGCGGCGGGTCGGGGCCTGGGCCGGCCGTCGGCCGCGGGCGGCGGCCCGCGGCCGAGGGCGAAGGGACGGGGACGGCGGGGAGACCGGGGGGACGGGGGAGCCTTGTGGACCAGTCTGATCCAGTTCCTTCTCGCCTCGCTGCTGGTCATCGCGGTGGCCGCCTGGGGTAG
- a CDS encoding flagellar biosynthetic protein FliO, whose protein sequence is MWTSLIQFLLASLLVIAVAAWGSRALGRWLRPRPGPDGLEIRAVVPLGGRRLLCVVRWRGDDLLLGVTDRGVSLLDRRPAGGDEPA, encoded by the coding sequence TTGTGGACCAGTCTGATCCAGTTCCTTCTCGCCTCGCTGCTGGTCATCGCGGTGGCCGCCTGGGGTAGTCGCGCCCTGGGCCGCTGGCTGCGGCCGCGGCCGGGCCCGGACGGCCTGGAGATCCGGGCGGTGGTGCCGCTAGGCGGGCGTCGGCTCCTGTGCGTGGTGCGCTGGCGCGGGGACGACCTGCTGCTGGGGGTCACCGATCGGGGCGTGAGCCTGCTGGACCGGCGCCCGGCCGGGGGGGACGAGCCGGCATGA
- the fliP gene encoding flagellar type III secretion system pore protein FliP (The bacterial flagellar biogenesis protein FliP forms a type III secretion system (T3SS)-type pore required for flagellar assembly.), producing MIPRIDVTLQPAAGPEGLGVALQILLLLTVLSLAPAILVLMTGFTRIVVALSFLRSALGTPQAPPNQVLVGLALFLTVFIMAPVWQEVYQQAWIPYRDGQIGQVEALQRAQQPVREFMFRYTRERDLALFLELSGQGPVASRDQVPTYVLIPAFAISELKTAFQIGFMLYVPFLVIDMVVASTLMSMGMLMVPPMLVSLPFKILLFVLVDGWNLVVRSLLASFGAGG from the coding sequence ATGATCCCCCGGATCGACGTCACGCTGCAGCCGGCGGCCGGACCCGAGGGGCTGGGGGTCGCCCTCCAGATCCTGCTGCTGCTGACCGTGCTGTCCCTGGCCCCGGCGATCCTGGTCCTGATGACGGGCTTCACCCGCATCGTGGTCGCCCTCTCCTTCCTCCGCAGCGCGCTGGGCACCCCCCAGGCGCCGCCCAACCAGGTGCTGGTGGGGCTGGCGTTGTTCCTGACGGTGTTCATCATGGCCCCGGTGTGGCAGGAGGTCTACCAGCAGGCCTGGATCCCCTACCGGGACGGGCAGATCGGCCAGGTGGAGGCGCTGCAGCGAGCGCAGCAGCCGGTGCGGGAGTTCATGTTCCGCTACACCCGGGAGCGGGACCTGGCCCTGTTCCTCGAGCTCTCGGGCCAGGGGCCGGTGGCCTCCCGCGACCAGGTGCCGACGTACGTGTTGATCCCGGCCTTCGCCATCAGCGAGCTGAAGACGGCCTTTCAGATCGGGTTCATGCTGTACGTGCCGTTCCTGGTCATCGACATGGTGGTCGCCAGCACCCTGATGTCCATGGGCATGCTGATGGTCCCGCCCATGCTGGTCTCCCTGCCGTTCAAGATCCTGCTCTTCGTCCTGGTGGACGGGTGGAACCTGGTGGTCCGCTCGCTGCTGGCCTCCTTCGGCGCGGGCGGCTAG
- the fliQ gene encoding flagellar biosynthesis protein FliQ yields the protein MTDATVLTVGREALWTGLLVAAPVLGLTVLVGVAISILQAATQVTEQTLVFVPKILAAAAALLLFGPWMLTTLVRYTVQLYQSIPGVLG from the coding sequence ATGACGGACGCGACGGTGCTGACGGTGGGACGGGAAGCGCTGTGGACCGGCCTTCTGGTGGCGGCTCCCGTGCTCGGGCTGACGGTCCTGGTCGGCGTCGCCATCAGCATCCTCCAGGCGGCGACCCAGGTGACCGAGCAGACCCTGGTCTTCGTCCCCAAGATCCTGGCGGCGGCCGCAGCGCTGCTGCTGTTCGGGCCGTGGATGCTGACCACCCTGGTGCGGTACACGGTCCAGCTCTACCAGTCCATCCCCGGGGTGCTGGGATAG
- the fliR gene encoding flagellar biosynthetic protein FliR produces the protein MLGVEVAQVDLASIATNELHRFLLCLGRTSALVVASPAFGGGLVPAPARALLAVLLALVVYPVMPPAEPPASVLGYAGALLAEVAVGLALGLVTALVFAAVQLAGQLLDLVTGFGVSGVFDPVSSQSLPILGHFLYLLMWVLLLATEGHHVVIRALAESYRHVPPGGVGLAGGAPVLIGMAGWMFATGLALSLPLLAVLVAVMVALGLVSRAVPQLNVFITGLPVQVAVALVALLVGLPALGGAMADLVHPMADALARLLEAMGP, from the coding sequence ATGCTCGGCGTGGAGGTGGCCCAGGTGGACCTGGCCAGCATCGCCACCAACGAGCTCCATCGGTTCCTCCTCTGCCTGGGGCGGACCAGCGCCCTGGTGGTGGCCTCCCCCGCCTTCGGCGGCGGGCTCGTCCCCGCGCCGGCCCGGGCGCTGCTGGCGGTGCTGCTGGCCCTGGTGGTGTACCCCGTCATGCCGCCGGCCGAGCCGCCCGCCTCGGTGCTCGGCTACGCCGGCGCCCTGCTGGCCGAGGTGGCGGTCGGCCTCGCCCTGGGGCTGGTGACGGCGCTGGTCTTCGCCGCCGTCCAGCTGGCCGGTCAGCTGCTGGACCTGGTCACCGGCTTCGGCGTTTCCGGCGTGTTCGACCCCGTCTCCAGCCAGTCCCTGCCGATCCTGGGTCACTTCCTCTACCTGCTGATGTGGGTGTTGCTCCTCGCCACCGAGGGGCACCACGTGGTGATCCGCGCCCTGGCCGAGAGCTATCGGCACGTGCCCCCCGGCGGGGTGGGGCTGGCCGGCGGGGCGCCGGTGCTGATCGGGATGGCGGGGTGGATGTTCGCCACGGGCCTGGCCCTCAGCCTGCCCCTGCTGGCGGTGCTGGTGGCGGTGATGGTGGCCCTGGGCCTGGTGTCCCGGGCGGTGCCGCAGCTGAACGTGTTCATCACCGGGTTGCCGGTCCAGGTGGCGGTGGCGCTGGTCGCCCTGCTGGTGGGCCTGCCGGCGCTGGGCGGGGCGATGGCGGACCTGGTGCACCCCATGGCCGACGCCCTGGCACGGCTGTTGGAGGCGATGGGCCCGTGA
- a CDS encoding flagellar biosynthesis protein FlhB, which yields MDLQLFAGERVLPPSPRRLREARRRGEGARSTDLTAALLLVAVAALTGVLVPASSRSVAALARQLWGAPPVGAAEAWTVADAVALGRTALVATVGAAAPLLLVAWVAAAAAGLLQAQGLFQPALVAPRWERLSPWAGLGRMFSRRALVELAKAPLKLVVLAAVLGPALARTAGSLLVATGAPAETLVPAAARAIHDLLWRGSLAYLVVALADYAYQWWEHQRSLRMTVQEWKQDQKEAEGDPVVRQRIRQRQRQLARRRMLQEVPRADVVVTNPTHVAVALRYDPARMGAPVVVAKGLGVLALRIRAVAEAHDVPVMEEPALARALYRSVDVGREIPPALYVAVAEVLAFVWRLKGRSAADLAPAHGPGPRAEAPRAARGAGGDGGRPGTPGGGGRAGARGRGTPAGPGRPGAPAGPVRPGTGEVT from the coding sequence ATGGATCTCCAGCTGTTCGCCGGAGAGCGGGTGCTGCCCCCCTCACCCCGGCGGCTGCGGGAGGCGCGACGGCGGGGCGAGGGCGCCCGCAGCACCGACCTGACGGCGGCGCTGCTGCTGGTGGCGGTGGCGGCCCTAACCGGTGTCCTGGTGCCCGCATCGTCGCGGTCCGTGGCCGCCCTCGCCCGGCAGCTGTGGGGCGCGCCGCCGGTGGGCGCCGCCGAGGCCTGGACGGTGGCCGACGCCGTGGCCCTGGGGCGGACGGCGCTGGTGGCGACGGTGGGCGCCGCGGCCCCCCTGCTGCTGGTCGCCTGGGTGGCGGCCGCAGCGGCCGGGCTCCTCCAAGCCCAGGGCCTCTTCCAGCCGGCGCTGGTGGCGCCGCGGTGGGAGCGCCTGAGCCCGTGGGCCGGCCTCGGGCGGATGTTCTCCCGGCGGGCGCTGGTGGAGCTGGCCAAGGCGCCCCTGAAGCTGGTGGTCCTCGCGGCGGTCCTGGGCCCGGCCCTCGCCCGGACCGCGGGCTCGCTGCTGGTGGCCACCGGTGCCCCCGCCGAGACCCTGGTTCCCGCCGCCGCCCGGGCGATCCACGACCTGCTGTGGCGGGGGAGCCTGGCCTACCTGGTGGTGGCCCTGGCCGACTACGCCTACCAGTGGTGGGAGCACCAGCGCTCCCTGCGGATGACGGTCCAGGAGTGGAAGCAGGACCAGAAGGAGGCCGAGGGCGATCCGGTGGTGCGCCAGCGGATCCGGCAGCGGCAGCGCCAGCTGGCGCGGCGGCGGATGCTGCAAGAGGTTCCCCGGGCGGACGTGGTGGTGACCAACCCGACCCACGTGGCCGTGGCGCTGCGATACGACCCGGCCCGCATGGGGGCGCCGGTGGTGGTGGCCAAGGGCCTGGGCGTCCTGGCCCTGCGCATCCGGGCGGTGGCGGAGGCCCACGACGTGCCCGTGATGGAAGAACCGGCCCTGGCCCGGGCCCTGTACCGGTCCGTCGACGTCGGCCGGGAGATCCCCCCGGCGCTCTACGTAGCGGTGGCCGAGGTGCTGGCCTTCGTGTGGCGGCTCAAGGGCCGTTCCGCCGCGGACCTGGCGCCGGCCCATGGCCCCGGCCCCCGGGCCGAAGCCCCCCGCGCGGCCCGCGGCGCCGGGGGAGACGGGGGACGGCCCGGCACCCCCGGCGGTGGTGGCCGCGCCGGGGCCCGGGGCCGCGGGACCCCCGCGGGGCCGGGGCGTCCCGGCGCCCCGGCGGGGCCGGTTCGTCCCGGTACGGGGGAGGTGACGTAG
- the flhA gene encoding flagellar biosynthesis protein FlhA, with product MARPLTGGRASGLATAGRWLAGSADAVVAAFVVIIVVMMVVPLPTALLDVLIAANLTFALVVLLMTMYTQEPLEIAVFPSLLLLATLFRLALNVSSTRLILLQGDAGAIIRQFGHFVVGGDLVVGLVVFLILVVIQFVVITRGAERVAEVAARFTLDALPGKQMSIDADLSAGLIDEQEARARRQRVAREADFYGAMDGASKFVKGDAIAGLVITAINLIGGVLIGVLRDGRPAAEALQTYALLTVGDGLVSQIPALLLATATGIVVTRAAGEDHLGGDLRRQVFSNPRVLGVAAIFLVLLALVPGLPKVPFFVLAAVAAAGARGLQLQARRRAEEEAARARQEAAAARSEPEPVTAAPVDPIEIELGYGLLGLADESRGGDLLARIAAIRRQMAQDLGVVIPLVRVRDNVMLDSHTYVIRLRGAEAGRGRLLPDHYLAMATGVETETVEGIETTEPAFGLPALWIPADSRERAELAGYTVVDPASVLATHLSELLRQNAHRLLTRQDVRQLLDGLRQVAPALVDELQQHLGLSEIQKVLQNLLREGVAIRDLVTIGEALADQAPVTRDTDLLTEFVRHRLAAQISESLPVRDGRLRVLALDPAAEQVIRDALQQTPAGGPPAVPADWLGRLLRAAQAEVRRVAAQGVEPVVLCAPVIRLHLYRLLEAAVPQLVVVSYNELVPHLQVETVGVIRP from the coding sequence ATGGCGCGTCCCCTGACGGGGGGGAGGGCGTCGGGCCTGGCGACGGCGGGCCGCTGGCTGGCCGGGTCGGCCGACGCGGTGGTGGCGGCATTCGTGGTGATCATCGTGGTGATGATGGTCGTCCCGCTGCCCACCGCCCTGCTGGACGTGCTGATCGCCGCCAACCTGACCTTCGCCCTGGTCGTGCTCCTGATGACCATGTACACCCAGGAGCCGCTGGAGATCGCCGTCTTCCCCTCGCTCCTGCTGCTGGCCACCCTGTTCCGGCTGGCGCTCAACGTCTCCTCCACCCGGCTCATCCTGCTCCAGGGCGACGCGGGGGCGATCATCCGGCAGTTCGGCCACTTCGTGGTCGGCGGCGACCTGGTGGTCGGCCTGGTGGTGTTCCTGATCCTCGTGGTGATCCAGTTCGTCGTCATCACCCGCGGCGCGGAGCGGGTGGCGGAGGTGGCGGCCCGCTTCACCCTGGACGCGCTGCCCGGCAAGCAGATGAGCATCGACGCCGACCTGTCGGCCGGGCTGATCGACGAGCAGGAGGCCCGCGCCCGCAGGCAGCGGGTGGCCCGCGAGGCGGACTTCTACGGCGCCATGGACGGCGCCAGCAAGTTCGTCAAGGGGGACGCCATCGCGGGCCTGGTCATCACCGCCATCAACCTGATCGGCGGGGTGCTGATCGGGGTGCTGCGGGACGGGAGGCCGGCGGCCGAGGCCCTCCAGACCTACGCGCTGCTCACCGTCGGCGACGGGCTGGTCTCCCAGATCCCCGCCCTGCTCCTCGCCACCGCCACGGGCATCGTGGTGACGCGGGCGGCCGGCGAGGACCACCTGGGCGGCGACCTGCGCCGGCAGGTGTTCTCCAACCCGCGGGTGCTGGGGGTCGCCGCGATCTTCTTGGTGCTCCTCGCCCTGGTGCCGGGCCTGCCCAAGGTGCCCTTCTTCGTCCTGGCCGCGGTGGCGGCGGCGGGAGCCCGGGGCCTGCAGCTTCAGGCGCGACGCCGGGCCGAGGAGGAGGCCGCGCGCGCCCGCCAGGAGGCGGCCGCGGCCCGCAGCGAGCCGGAGCCGGTGACCGCCGCGCCTGTCGACCCCATCGAGATCGAGCTGGGCTACGGGTTGCTGGGGCTGGCCGACGAGTCGCGGGGCGGCGATCTGCTGGCGCGCATCGCCGCCATCCGGCGGCAGATGGCGCAGGACCTGGGGGTGGTGATCCCGCTGGTCCGGGTGCGGGACAACGTGATGCTGGACAGCCACACCTACGTGATCCGCCTGCGCGGTGCCGAGGCGGGGCGCGGCCGGCTGCTCCCCGACCACTACCTGGCCATGGCCACGGGCGTGGAGACGGAGACCGTGGAGGGGATCGAGACGACGGAACCGGCCTTCGGCCTGCCGGCCCTGTGGATCCCCGCCGACAGCCGGGAGCGGGCCGAGCTGGCGGGCTACACCGTGGTCGACCCGGCCTCGGTGCTGGCGACCCACCTGTCCGAGTTGCTGCGCCAGAACGCCCACCGGCTGCTGACCCGTCAGGACGTGCGCCAGCTCCTGGACGGGCTGCGCCAGGTGGCGCCGGCCCTGGTGGACGAGCTGCAGCAGCACCTGGGCCTGAGCGAGATCCAGAAGGTGCTGCAGAACCTGCTGCGGGAGGGCGTGGCCATCCGCGACCTGGTGACCATCGGCGAGGCCTTGGCGGACCAGGCCCCCGTCACCCGCGACACCGACCTCTTGACCGAGTTCGTCCGGCACCGGCTGGCGGCCCAGATCTCCGAGTCGCTGCCCGTGCGGGACGGCCGGCTGCGGGTGCTGGCCCTGGACCCCGCGGCCGAGCAGGTGATCCGCGACGCCCTGCAGCAGACCCCCGCCGGCGGCCCGCCGGCCGTGCCCGCCGACTGGCTCGGCCGCCTGCTGCGGGCCGCCCAGGCGGAGGTCCGGCGGGTGGCCGCGCAGGGGGTCGAGCCGGTGGTGCTCTGTGCCCCGGTGATCCGGCTCCACCTCTACCGGCTGCTGGAGGCGGCGGTGCCGCAGCTGGTGGTCGTCTCCTATAACGAGCTGGTGCCCCACCTCCAGGTGGAGACCGTGGGGGTGATCCGCCCGTGA
- a CDS encoding P-loop NTPase, which yields MVTTPTGLAERSRTLLVASGKGGVGKSNLSLNLAIAARQLERRVLLLDADVGLGNAEILAGVSAPRHLGDVLAGRASLAEAVVPGPGGVDLLAGGHGMLELPPIDGLRWRHVLAQVARYGWDLVVIDGGAGVGGAVRPQLLAAREVLVVTTPEPTALADAYAVIKLVAGRDPAQAPQVWVAVNQVQGAAEGERAFARLAAVCRRFLGVEPRCLGTVPFDPQLRRAVQRQVPLLLAAPHSPAARAVAAMARRLLGAPAPATGGLLAYLTRLWPRRPLRAASAPGE from the coding sequence ATGGTCACGACGCCGACCGGGTTGGCTGAGCGATCGCGCACGCTCCTGGTGGCCAGCGGCAAGGGCGGGGTCGGGAAGAGCAACCTGAGCCTGAACCTGGCCATCGCCGCCCGGCAGCTGGAGCGGCGGGTGCTGCTGCTGGACGCCGACGTGGGGCTGGGGAACGCCGAGATCCTGGCCGGTGTCAGCGCCCCCCGGCACCTGGGCGACGTCCTGGCGGGTCGGGCGAGCCTGGCCGAGGCGGTGGTGCCCGGCCCGGGCGGCGTCGACCTGCTCGCCGGCGGCCACGGCATGCTCGAACTGCCCCCCATCGACGGCCTGCGCTGGCGTCACGTGCTTGCCCAGGTGGCCCGCTACGGGTGGGATCTGGTGGTGATCGACGGCGGGGCGGGCGTGGGGGGCGCGGTGCGGCCCCAGCTGCTGGCGGCGCGGGAGGTGCTGGTGGTCACCACGCCCGAGCCCACGGCCCTGGCCGACGCCTATGCGGTGATCAAGCTGGTGGCGGGCCGGGACCCGGCCCAGGCTCCCCAGGTGTGGGTGGCGGTCAACCAGGTGCAGGGGGCCGCCGAGGGCGAGCGGGCCTTCGCGCGGCTGGCCGCGGTCTGCCGACGGTTCCTGGGGGTCGAGCCCCGGTGCCTGGGCACGGTGCCCTTCGATCCCCAGTTGCGCCGGGCGGTCCAGCGGCAGGTCCCGCTGCTGCTGGCCGCACCCCACAGCCCGGCCGCCCGGGCCGTCGCCGCCATGGCGCGGCGCCTCCTGGGGGCCCCGGCGCCGGCGACGGGCGGCCTCTTGGCGTACCTGACCCGCCTGTGGCCCCGGCGCCCGCTGCGGGCGGCCTCGGCGCCGGGCGAGTAG
- a CDS encoding flagellar brake protein yields the protein MGDVEPLPLEVNQPVEIAFVDEPPAGVGAGPYRTHVLASGPSGIVLALPMARHRWVVPRPGQAVKVVYRDPRDRGSDRGVYGFVTVVVEARVEPEPELHLAPPARVERVQRRHWVRLDVRLPVRLEREGDPPEVLSGHTLDVSGGGARVAVPKAPAVGEHLRVEMGFPGWVVRATARVVRVEPGAPPAVGLAFVEIDGRLQDRIAGFILNEQARRRRLLG from the coding sequence ATGGGGGACGTGGAGCCGTTGCCCTTGGAGGTCAACCAGCCGGTGGAGATCGCCTTCGTGGACGAGCCGCCTGCGGGCGTCGGGGCGGGTCCCTACCGGACCCACGTGCTGGCGTCGGGGCCCAGCGGGATCGTCCTGGCGCTGCCCATGGCCCGCCATCGCTGGGTGGTCCCGCGGCCGGGCCAGGCGGTGAAGGTGGTCTACCGGGATCCGCGGGATCGCGGGTCGGATCGCGGGGTGTACGGGTTCGTCACCGTGGTGGTGGAGGCTCGCGTGGAGCCCGAGCCCGAGCTGCACCTGGCCCCGCCAGCGCGGGTCGAACGGGTGCAACGTCGCCACTGGGTGCGTCTCGACGTGCGCCTGCCGGTGCGCCTGGAGCGGGAGGGCGACCCGCCGGAGGTCCTGAGCGGGCACACCCTGGACGTCAGCGGCGGCGGCGCGCGGGTGGCGGTGCCCAAGGCCCCGGCGGTGGGGGAGCATCTCCGGGTCGAGATGGGGTTCCCCGGCTGGGTGGTGCGGGCCACGGCCCGGGTGGTGCGGGTCGAACCGGGTGCCCCGCCGGCCGTCGGGCTGGCCTTCGTCGAGATCGACGGACGCCTGCAGGACCGCATCGCCGGCTTCATCCTCAACGAGCAGGCGCGGCGCCGCCGCCTGCTGGGGTAG
- a CDS encoding FliA/WhiG family RNA polymerase sigma factor, whose translation MSAELKQRPDRAELWRRYRATADPESWEALIREHLPLVKYLAGRMIVHLPPQVEMDDLIGYGVFGLIEAIQRYDPARGVKFETYAYTRIRGAMLDGLRAMDWVPQGLRRRAREVEACYRRLESRLGRPAEDAEVAAELGLTTEEFADLLQDLARTTVVSLDDVLPSDADDPAAVLDRLADPDAADPLEAATLTDLRRRLADALRGLPERERLVVTLYYYEGLTVKEIAAVMGVSPSRVSQLHTRAILRLRARLRVEEGRGP comes from the coding sequence GTGTCCGCAGAGCTGAAGCAGCGGCCTGATCGGGCGGAGCTGTGGCGCCGCTACCGGGCGACGGCGGATCCGGAGAGCTGGGAGGCGCTGATCCGGGAGCACCTGCCGCTGGTCAAGTACCTGGCCGGGCGGATGATCGTCCACCTGCCGCCGCAGGTGGAGATGGACGACCTGATCGGGTACGGCGTCTTCGGCCTGATCGAGGCGATCCAGCGGTACGACCCCGCCCGCGGGGTGAAGTTCGAGACCTACGCCTACACGCGCATCCGCGGTGCGATGCTGGACGGGCTGCGGGCCATGGACTGGGTCCCCCAGGGTCTGCGCCGCCGGGCCCGGGAGGTCGAGGCGTGCTACCGCCGCCTCGAGAGCCGGCTGGGGCGGCCCGCGGAGGACGCCGAGGTGGCGGCGGAGCTGGGCCTGACGACGGAGGAGTTCGCGGACCTGCTCCAGGACCTGGCCCGGACCACGGTGGTGTCGCTGGACGACGTGCTGCCCAGCGACGCCGACGACCCCGCGGCGGTGCTGGACCGGCTGGCGGATCCGGACGCCGCGGACCCCCTGGAGGCGGCCACGCTGACCGACCTGCGCCGGCGCCTGGCCGACGCCCTGAGGGGGCTCCCCGAGCGGGAGCGGCTGGTGGTGACGCTGTATTATTATGAAGGCTTGACGGTCAAGGAGATCGCCGCGGTGATGGGGGTCAGCCCCTCGCGGGTCTCCCAGCTGCACACCCGGGCGATCCTGCGCCTGCGGGCGCGGCTGCGGGTCGAGGAGGGACGCGGTCCATGA